From a single Apium graveolens cultivar Ventura chromosome 2, ASM990537v1, whole genome shotgun sequence genomic region:
- the LOC141708962 gene encoding two-component response regulator-like PRR37 isoform X1: MRSRQQQQQQRSQGSMVHWETFLHISSIKVLLVENDDSTRHVVAALLRNLNYEVIVAANGLQAWGILEDLTNHIDVVLTEVAMPCLSGIALLCKIMSHKTRKTVPVIMMSTHDSMGLVFKCLSKGAVDFLGKPIRKNELKNLWQHVWRRCHSSSGSRCESRANTQISVKSKSGIKCQENNSSDENMNTGDSDSQSSWTKEVDSSQATSAKDQISKHSEGTCAQLSSKAETFTKLPVTTPKEYQEKGDQSDNVRHGKDLVLGKTKTRELQLNNSMEIPFKLLNANRITHSKIEPDPNKMSRANNLAKSLFNNEKTIISRTPDTASEDQAKTFKSKIRAFDNSTVKPEIELNLKRLRVAKDSGKAIQIERNVLRHSDLSAFSRSKWYNTTSNGCKTSNGIDVSVSLEAINDESDIRTSSNRNLFCPSSEGIKNNVDMDSITDKLPINPAVVSKDSVDMTSNSLKATTAIDDLNLSSVFAPTELDLNCSPQQVILVKTDDLASRALLTPITGSPPELPVRHIHHHHHVHHFHSMDSERPLSKHENMPYKKPENVVVGPVEGNAGNCSLNKSGSGSKYGSNGQNVSSTVVHAEGKNVESEVHVEGNSGSGDATGSASRNRTDESRYAHEEASSTKFRHKKDRKFGYKGRYRNKKRPAD, from the exons ATGCGATCACGacaacagcagcagcagcagaGATCTCAAGGTTCAATGGTCCACTGGGAGACGTTTCTTCATATTAGTTCCATTAAGGTGTTGTTGGTGGAAAATGATGACTCTACGCGTCATGTTGTTGCTGCATTGCTTCGTAATCTCAATTATGAAG TAATTGTAGCAGCCAACGGATTGCAAGCTTGGGGGATTTTAGAAGACCTAACCAATCACATTGATGTTGTTTTGACTGAGGTAGCAATGCCCTGTTTATCGGGGATTGCTCTTCTGTGCAAAATCATGAGTCATAAGACTCGCAAGACTGTCCCTGTGATTA TGATGTCAACTCATGACTCAATGGGTTTGGTTTTCAAGTGCTTGTCAAAAGGTGCAGTTGATTTTTTAGGTAAGCCTATTCGGAAAAATGAGCTTAAAAATCTCTGGCAGCATGTGTGGAGGAGGTGTCACAGT TCGAGTGGTAGCAGGTGTGAAAGTCGTGCCAATACTCAAATATCAGTGAAGTCGAAAAGTGGCATAAAGTGCCAGGAAAACAACAGCAGCGATGAAAATATGAACACTGGGGACAGTGATAGTCAG AGTTCTTGGACAAAAGAAGTTGATAGCTCCCAGGCTACGTCTGCAAAGGATCAAATATCCAAGCATTCAGAAGGTACTTGTGCTCAACTATCCTCAAAAGCTGAAACTTTTACTAAGTTGCCTGTAACAACACCGAAAGAATATCAAGAAAAAGGCGATCAGAGTG ATAATGTTCGCCATGGAAAAGACTTGGTACTTGGAAAGACTAAAACTCGTGAACTACAACTGAACAATTCAATGGAGATTCCGTTCAAACTCTTGAATGCAAACAGGATCACTCATTCAAAAATTGAGCCTGATCCAAACAAGATGAGTAGAGCTAACAATCTGGCAAAGAGTCTGTTCAACAATGAAAAGACTATAATTTCCAGAACACCTGATACAGCTAGTGAAGATCAAGCCAAAACTTTCAAGAGCAAGATTAGGGCTTTTGACAATTCTACAGTTAAGCCAGAGATTGAGCTTAACTTGAAGAGGCTTAGAGTTGCTAAAGATAGTGGGAAAGCAATTCAAATTGAACGCAATGTTTTAAGACATTCAGACCTTTCAGCCTTTTCGAGGTCTAAATG GTACAATACAACCTCAAATGGCTGTAAGACGTCCAATGGGATTGATGTAAGCGTTTCTCTAGAAGCAATTAACGATGAATCTGACATCCGAACTAGTTCAAACAGGAATCTTTTCTGTCCAAGTTCAGAAGGTATCAAGAATAATGTGGACATGGATTCCATCACAGACAAACTTCCTATCAATCCAGCAGTAGTCTCGAAAGATTCAGTAGATATGACATCAAACAGTTTAAAAGCAACAACAGCAATCGATGATTTGAACTTATCATCTGTCTTTGCTCCAACTGAACTGGATCTTAATTGCTCCCCTCAGCAAGTCATACTGGTTAAAACTGATGACTTGGCTTCACGGGCATTGCTGACTCCAATTACAGGTTCACCTCCAGAGCTTCCAGTCCGGCATATTCATCATCACCACCATGTGCATCATTTCCACAGCATGGATAGCGAACGACCACTATCTAAACACGAGAATATGCCATATAAGAAGCCTGAAAATGTTGTTGTTGGACCTGTTGAAGGTAATGCTGGAAATTGCAGCTTGAACAAGAGTGGTTCAGGCAGCAAGTACGGAAGCAATGGTCAGAATGTAAGCAGCACCGTTGTACATGCTGAAGGGAAAAACGTAGAAAGTGAAGTTCACGTAGAAGGAAATAGTGGAAGTGGTGATGCTACTGGCAGTGCTAGCAGGAACAGAACAGATGAAAGTAGATACGCTCATGAAGAAGCTTCATCGACCAAGTTTCGTCACAAAAAGGACCGGAAATTTGGCTACAAG GGCCGATACCGGAACAAGAAGAGACCTGCAGATTAA
- the LOC141708962 gene encoding two-component response regulator-like PRR37 isoform X2, with protein sequence MRSRQQQQQQRSQGSMVHWETFLHISSIKVLLVENDDSTRHVVAALLRNLNYEVIVAANGLQAWGILEDLTNHIDVVLTEVAMPCLSGIALLCKIMSHKTRKTVPVIMMSTHDSMGLVFKCLSKGAVDFLGKPIRKNELKNLWQHVWRRCHSSSGSRCESRANTQISVKSKSGIKCQENNSSDENMNTGDSDSQSSWTKEVDSSQATSAKDQISKHSEGTCAQLSSKAETFTKLPVTTPKEYQEKGDQSDNVRHGKDLVLGKTKTRELQLNNSMEIPFKLLNANRITHSKIEPDPNKMSRANNLAKSLFNNEKTIISRTPDTASEDQAKTFKSKIRAFDNSTVKPEIELNLKRLRVAKDSGKAIQIERNVLRHSDLSAFSRYNTTSNGCKTSNGIDVSVSLEAINDESDIRTSSNRNLFCPSSEGIKNNVDMDSITDKLPINPAVVSKDSVDMTSNSLKATTAIDDLNLSSVFAPTELDLNCSPQQVILVKTDDLASRALLTPITGSPPELPVRHIHHHHHVHHFHSMDSERPLSKHENMPYKKPENVVVGPVEGNAGNCSLNKSGSGSKYGSNGQNVSSTVVHAEGKNVESEVHVEGNSGSGDATGSASRNRTDESRYAHEEASSTKFRHKKDRKFGYKGRYRNKKRPAD encoded by the exons ATGCGATCACGacaacagcagcagcagcagaGATCTCAAGGTTCAATGGTCCACTGGGAGACGTTTCTTCATATTAGTTCCATTAAGGTGTTGTTGGTGGAAAATGATGACTCTACGCGTCATGTTGTTGCTGCATTGCTTCGTAATCTCAATTATGAAG TAATTGTAGCAGCCAACGGATTGCAAGCTTGGGGGATTTTAGAAGACCTAACCAATCACATTGATGTTGTTTTGACTGAGGTAGCAATGCCCTGTTTATCGGGGATTGCTCTTCTGTGCAAAATCATGAGTCATAAGACTCGCAAGACTGTCCCTGTGATTA TGATGTCAACTCATGACTCAATGGGTTTGGTTTTCAAGTGCTTGTCAAAAGGTGCAGTTGATTTTTTAGGTAAGCCTATTCGGAAAAATGAGCTTAAAAATCTCTGGCAGCATGTGTGGAGGAGGTGTCACAGT TCGAGTGGTAGCAGGTGTGAAAGTCGTGCCAATACTCAAATATCAGTGAAGTCGAAAAGTGGCATAAAGTGCCAGGAAAACAACAGCAGCGATGAAAATATGAACACTGGGGACAGTGATAGTCAG AGTTCTTGGACAAAAGAAGTTGATAGCTCCCAGGCTACGTCTGCAAAGGATCAAATATCCAAGCATTCAGAAGGTACTTGTGCTCAACTATCCTCAAAAGCTGAAACTTTTACTAAGTTGCCTGTAACAACACCGAAAGAATATCAAGAAAAAGGCGATCAGAGTG ATAATGTTCGCCATGGAAAAGACTTGGTACTTGGAAAGACTAAAACTCGTGAACTACAACTGAACAATTCAATGGAGATTCCGTTCAAACTCTTGAATGCAAACAGGATCACTCATTCAAAAATTGAGCCTGATCCAAACAAGATGAGTAGAGCTAACAATCTGGCAAAGAGTCTGTTCAACAATGAAAAGACTATAATTTCCAGAACACCTGATACAGCTAGTGAAGATCAAGCCAAAACTTTCAAGAGCAAGATTAGGGCTTTTGACAATTCTACAGTTAAGCCAGAGATTGAGCTTAACTTGAAGAGGCTTAGAGTTGCTAAAGATAGTGGGAAAGCAATTCAAATTGAACGCAATGTTTTAAGACATTCAGACCTTTCAGCCTTTTCGAG GTACAATACAACCTCAAATGGCTGTAAGACGTCCAATGGGATTGATGTAAGCGTTTCTCTAGAAGCAATTAACGATGAATCTGACATCCGAACTAGTTCAAACAGGAATCTTTTCTGTCCAAGTTCAGAAGGTATCAAGAATAATGTGGACATGGATTCCATCACAGACAAACTTCCTATCAATCCAGCAGTAGTCTCGAAAGATTCAGTAGATATGACATCAAACAGTTTAAAAGCAACAACAGCAATCGATGATTTGAACTTATCATCTGTCTTTGCTCCAACTGAACTGGATCTTAATTGCTCCCCTCAGCAAGTCATACTGGTTAAAACTGATGACTTGGCTTCACGGGCATTGCTGACTCCAATTACAGGTTCACCTCCAGAGCTTCCAGTCCGGCATATTCATCATCACCACCATGTGCATCATTTCCACAGCATGGATAGCGAACGACCACTATCTAAACACGAGAATATGCCATATAAGAAGCCTGAAAATGTTGTTGTTGGACCTGTTGAAGGTAATGCTGGAAATTGCAGCTTGAACAAGAGTGGTTCAGGCAGCAAGTACGGAAGCAATGGTCAGAATGTAAGCAGCACCGTTGTACATGCTGAAGGGAAAAACGTAGAAAGTGAAGTTCACGTAGAAGGAAATAGTGGAAGTGGTGATGCTACTGGCAGTGCTAGCAGGAACAGAACAGATGAAAGTAGATACGCTCATGAAGAAGCTTCATCGACCAAGTTTCGTCACAAAAAGGACCGGAAATTTGGCTACAAG GGCCGATACCGGAACAAGAAGAGACCTGCAGATTAA
- the LOC141708962 gene encoding two-component response regulator-like PRR37 isoform X3 codes for MRSRQQQQQQRSQGSMVHWETFLHISSIKVLLVENDDSTRHVVAALLRNLNYEVIVAANGLQAWGILEDLTNHIDVVLTEVAMPCLSGIALLCKIMSHKTRKTVPVIMMSTHDSMGLVFKCLSKGAVDFLGKPIRKNELKNLWQHVWRRCHSSSGSRCESRANTQISVKSKSGIKCQENNSSDENMNTGDSDSQSSWTKEVDSSQATSAKDQISKHSEDNVRHGKDLVLGKTKTRELQLNNSMEIPFKLLNANRITHSKIEPDPNKMSRANNLAKSLFNNEKTIISRTPDTASEDQAKTFKSKIRAFDNSTVKPEIELNLKRLRVAKDSGKAIQIERNVLRHSDLSAFSRSKWYNTTSNGCKTSNGIDVSVSLEAINDESDIRTSSNRNLFCPSSEGIKNNVDMDSITDKLPINPAVVSKDSVDMTSNSLKATTAIDDLNLSSVFAPTELDLNCSPQQVILVKTDDLASRALLTPITGSPPELPVRHIHHHHHVHHFHSMDSERPLSKHENMPYKKPENVVVGPVEGNAGNCSLNKSGSGSKYGSNGQNVSSTVVHAEGKNVESEVHVEGNSGSGDATGSASRNRTDESRYAHEEASSTKFRHKKDRKFGYKGRYRNKKRPAD; via the exons ATGCGATCACGacaacagcagcagcagcagaGATCTCAAGGTTCAATGGTCCACTGGGAGACGTTTCTTCATATTAGTTCCATTAAGGTGTTGTTGGTGGAAAATGATGACTCTACGCGTCATGTTGTTGCTGCATTGCTTCGTAATCTCAATTATGAAG TAATTGTAGCAGCCAACGGATTGCAAGCTTGGGGGATTTTAGAAGACCTAACCAATCACATTGATGTTGTTTTGACTGAGGTAGCAATGCCCTGTTTATCGGGGATTGCTCTTCTGTGCAAAATCATGAGTCATAAGACTCGCAAGACTGTCCCTGTGATTA TGATGTCAACTCATGACTCAATGGGTTTGGTTTTCAAGTGCTTGTCAAAAGGTGCAGTTGATTTTTTAGGTAAGCCTATTCGGAAAAATGAGCTTAAAAATCTCTGGCAGCATGTGTGGAGGAGGTGTCACAGT TCGAGTGGTAGCAGGTGTGAAAGTCGTGCCAATACTCAAATATCAGTGAAGTCGAAAAGTGGCATAAAGTGCCAGGAAAACAACAGCAGCGATGAAAATATGAACACTGGGGACAGTGATAGTCAG AGTTCTTGGACAAAAGAAGTTGATAGCTCCCAGGCTACGTCTGCAAAGGATCAAATATCCAAGCATTCAGAAG ATAATGTTCGCCATGGAAAAGACTTGGTACTTGGAAAGACTAAAACTCGTGAACTACAACTGAACAATTCAATGGAGATTCCGTTCAAACTCTTGAATGCAAACAGGATCACTCATTCAAAAATTGAGCCTGATCCAAACAAGATGAGTAGAGCTAACAATCTGGCAAAGAGTCTGTTCAACAATGAAAAGACTATAATTTCCAGAACACCTGATACAGCTAGTGAAGATCAAGCCAAAACTTTCAAGAGCAAGATTAGGGCTTTTGACAATTCTACAGTTAAGCCAGAGATTGAGCTTAACTTGAAGAGGCTTAGAGTTGCTAAAGATAGTGGGAAAGCAATTCAAATTGAACGCAATGTTTTAAGACATTCAGACCTTTCAGCCTTTTCGAGGTCTAAATG GTACAATACAACCTCAAATGGCTGTAAGACGTCCAATGGGATTGATGTAAGCGTTTCTCTAGAAGCAATTAACGATGAATCTGACATCCGAACTAGTTCAAACAGGAATCTTTTCTGTCCAAGTTCAGAAGGTATCAAGAATAATGTGGACATGGATTCCATCACAGACAAACTTCCTATCAATCCAGCAGTAGTCTCGAAAGATTCAGTAGATATGACATCAAACAGTTTAAAAGCAACAACAGCAATCGATGATTTGAACTTATCATCTGTCTTTGCTCCAACTGAACTGGATCTTAATTGCTCCCCTCAGCAAGTCATACTGGTTAAAACTGATGACTTGGCTTCACGGGCATTGCTGACTCCAATTACAGGTTCACCTCCAGAGCTTCCAGTCCGGCATATTCATCATCACCACCATGTGCATCATTTCCACAGCATGGATAGCGAACGACCACTATCTAAACACGAGAATATGCCATATAAGAAGCCTGAAAATGTTGTTGTTGGACCTGTTGAAGGTAATGCTGGAAATTGCAGCTTGAACAAGAGTGGTTCAGGCAGCAAGTACGGAAGCAATGGTCAGAATGTAAGCAGCACCGTTGTACATGCTGAAGGGAAAAACGTAGAAAGTGAAGTTCACGTAGAAGGAAATAGTGGAAGTGGTGATGCTACTGGCAGTGCTAGCAGGAACAGAACAGATGAAAGTAGATACGCTCATGAAGAAGCTTCATCGACCAAGTTTCGTCACAAAAAGGACCGGAAATTTGGCTACAAG GGCCGATACCGGAACAAGAAGAGACCTGCAGATTAA